From a single Eubalaena glacialis isolate mEubGla1 chromosome 15, mEubGla1.1.hap2.+ XY, whole genome shotgun sequence genomic region:
- the DDX51 gene encoding ATP-dependent RNA helicase DDX51 isoform X1: MALFHVARYSGPEAAGAEAEAEADGRARALLERLRCRARERQLQKQPPQQEPSETAQTAQAAGKRRRRPRRTRRRKSGGAPGSPHAPPSKRRKADNEDEDAGAGGASRGGAGPWDSGPRGADAPPRPRFCRAESSEEAPAGNSVGAEAAGSPEGQGGPPPEEASGPPAHALVLGGFGRSKAPKVQPFLPAWLAEPSCVGKNVTEGLVSIEDIPEVHPDLQKRLRAQGISSYFPVQAAVIPALLESTAHGFLVSRGGYRPSDLCVSAPTGSGKTLAFVIPVVQALLRRAVCQVRALVVLPTKELAQQVSNVFSVYADATPLRVALLTGQKSLAKEQESLVQDTAHGFRCLADIVVATPGRLVDHVEQTPGFGLQHLRFLVIDEADRVIDSMHQSWLPRVLAAAFPREGTRGPFALLQRTQPRAVTAASVCCPQMPLQKLLFSATLTQNPEKLQQLGLYRPRLFSTGSAHGGPRDRAADGDGDGDGDSGGKYAFPAGLTHRYVPCSLRLKPLVVLHLILEMNLSRVLCFTNSRENSHRLFLLVQAFGGVRVAEFSSRYGPGSRKRILKRFQQGKIQLLISTDATARGIDVQGVQLVVNYDAPQYLRTYVHRVGRTARAGKSGQAFTLLLKVQERRFVRMLREGGVPGLERHDAPSELLQPLAPRYQEALSQLESAVREERKQKAA; the protein is encoded by the exons ATGGCGCTCTTCCACGTCGCGCGGTACTCGGGCCCCGAGGCGGCCGGGgcggaggccgaggccgaggcggACGGCCGGGCTCGCGCGCTGCTGGAGCGGCTGCGGTGCCGGGCCCGAGAGCGGCAGCTGCAGAAGCAGCCGCCGCAGCAAGAGCCCTCGGAGACCGCGCAGACCGCGCAGGCGGCGGGGAAGCGGCGACGGCGGCCGCGCAGAACGCGGAGGCGCAAGAGCGGCGGGGCGCCGGGAAGCCCGCACGCACCTCCCTCCAAGCGGCGGAAGGCGGACAACGAGGATGAGGACGCGGGCGCAGGTGGGGCctcgcggggcggggcggggccctgGGACTCGGGACCGCGTGGGGCTGAcgcgccgccccgcccccgcttCTGCCGCGCAGAGAGCAGCGAGGAGGCGCCGGCGGGGAACAGCGTGGGAGCCGAAGCCGCGGGGTCGCCGGAGGGCCAGGGCGGACCGCCCCCCGAAGAGGCCTCTGGTCCCCCAGCCCACGCCCTGGTGCTCGGGGGCTTCGGGAGGAGCAAGGCGCCGAAG GTCCAGCCTTTCCTGCCAGCGTGGCTGGCTGAGCCAAGCTGCGTTGGAAAGAATGTCACCGAAGGCCTGGTGTCTATCGAGGATATCCCGGAAGTCCACCCGGACCTGCAGAAGAGGCTGCGGGCTCAGGGCATCTCGTCTTACTTCCCAG TGCAGGCAGCAGTGATTCCCGCTCTTCTGGAGAGCACAGCCCACGGGTTTCTGGTAAGCAGAGGCGGCTACCGGCCTAGCGACCTCTGTGTTTCTGCCCCAACGGGCAGTGGGAAGACCCTGGCCTTCGTCATCCCCGTGGTGCAG GCCCTGCTGCGGCGAGCCGTGTgccaggttcgtgccctggttgTGCTGCCGACCAAGGAGCTGGCCCAGCAG GTGAGCAACGTGTTCAGTGTCTACGCAGACGCCACTCCTCTGCGGGTCGCCCTGCTCACCGGGCAGAAGTCGCTGGCCAAGGAGCAGGAGAGCCTCGTGCAGGACAC AGCACACGGCTTCCGCTGCCTGGCAGACATCGTGGTGGCCACGCCTGGCCGCCTGGTGGACCACGTCGAGCAGACCCCGGGATTCGGCCTCCAGCACCTCCGCTTCCTG gTCATCGACGAGGCCGACCGCGTGATAGACAGCATGCACCAGTCCTGGCTGCCGCGGGTGCTGGCCGCGGCCTTTCCCAGGGAGGGCACTAGGGGCCCCTTTGCTCTGCTCCAGAGAACGCAGCCGCGGGCTGTGACTGCAGCCAG CGTCTGCTGCCCCCAGATGCCACTGCAGAAGCTACTCTTCTCGGCCACGCTGACCCAGAACCCCGAAAAGCTGCAGCAGCTCGGCCTCTACCGGCCCCGGCTCTTTTCCACGGGGTCGGCGCACGGGGGCCCCCGAGACCGCGCCGCGGACGGGGACGGGGACGGGGACGGGGACTCGGGTGGGAAGTACGCCTTCCCTGCGGGGCTCACG CATCGCTACGTGCCCTGCAGCCTCCGCCTCAAGCCGTTGGTCGTCCTGCACCTGATCCTGGAGATGAATCTCTCAAGGGTTCTGTGTTTCACCAACTCCCGCGAGAATTCCCACAG GCTGTTCCTGCTGGTCCAGGCGTTCGGGGGCGTGCGCGTGGCCGAGTTCTCCTCCCGCTACGGGCCTGGCTCCAGGAAGCGGATCTTGAAGCGGTTTCAGCAGGGGAAGATCCAGCT CCTCATCAGCACCGACGCCACGGCCCGCGGCATCGACGTGCAGGGCGTGCAGCTGGTGGTGAACTACGACGCCCCCCAGTACCTGCGGACCTACGTGCACCG GGTTGGAAGAACCGCCCGCGCCGGAAAATCCGGACAGGCCTTCACGCTGCTCCTCAAGGTGCAG GAGAGGAGGTTTGTCCGGATGCTCAGGGAAGGCGGGGTGCCCGGGCTGGAGCGGCACGACGCCCCCAGTGAGCTCCTGCAGCCGCTGGCCCCGCGGTACCAGGAGGCCCTGTCCCAGCTGGAGAGCGCCGTCAGG gAGGAGCGGAAGCAGAAAGCAGCCTAG
- the DDX51 gene encoding ATP-dependent RNA helicase DDX51 isoform X3 has product MALFHVARYSGPEAAGAEAEAEADGRARALLERLRCRARERQLQKQPPQQEPSETAQTAQAAGKRRRRPRRTRRRKSGGAPGSPHAPPSKRRKADNEDEDAGAESSEEAPAGNSVGAEAAGSPEGQGGPPPEEASGPPAHALVLGGFGRSKAPKVQPFLPAWLAEPSCVGKNVTEGLVSIEDIPEVHPDLQKRLRAQGISSYFPVQAAVIPALLESTAHGFLVSRGGYRPSDLCVSAPTGSGKTLAFVIPVVQALLRRAVCQVRALVVLPTKELAQQVSNVFSVYADATPLRVALLTGQKSLAKEQESLVQDTAHGFRCLADIVVATPGRLVDHVEQTPGFGLQHLRFLVIDEADRVIDSMHQSWLPRVLAAAFPREGTRGPFALLQRTQPRAVTAASVCCPQMPLQKLLFSATLTQNPEKLQQLGLYRPRLFSTGSAHGGPRDRAADGDGDGDGDSGGKYAFPAGLTHRYVPCSLRLKPLVVLHLILEMNLSRVLCFTNSRENSHRLFLLVQAFGGVRVAEFSSRYGPGSRKRILKRFQQGKIQLLISTDATARGIDVQGVQLVVNYDAPQYLRTYVHRVGRTARAGKSGQAFTLLLKERRFVRMLREGGVPGLERHDAPSELLQPLAPRYQEALSQLESAVREERKQKAA; this is encoded by the exons ATGGCGCTCTTCCACGTCGCGCGGTACTCGGGCCCCGAGGCGGCCGGGgcggaggccgaggccgaggcggACGGCCGGGCTCGCGCGCTGCTGGAGCGGCTGCGGTGCCGGGCCCGAGAGCGGCAGCTGCAGAAGCAGCCGCCGCAGCAAGAGCCCTCGGAGACCGCGCAGACCGCGCAGGCGGCGGGGAAGCGGCGACGGCGGCCGCGCAGAACGCGGAGGCGCAAGAGCGGCGGGGCGCCGGGAAGCCCGCACGCACCTCCCTCCAAGCGGCGGAAGGCGGACAACGAGGATGAGGACGCGGGCGCAG AGAGCAGCGAGGAGGCGCCGGCGGGGAACAGCGTGGGAGCCGAAGCCGCGGGGTCGCCGGAGGGCCAGGGCGGACCGCCCCCCGAAGAGGCCTCTGGTCCCCCAGCCCACGCCCTGGTGCTCGGGGGCTTCGGGAGGAGCAAGGCGCCGAAG GTCCAGCCTTTCCTGCCAGCGTGGCTGGCTGAGCCAAGCTGCGTTGGAAAGAATGTCACCGAAGGCCTGGTGTCTATCGAGGATATCCCGGAAGTCCACCCGGACCTGCAGAAGAGGCTGCGGGCTCAGGGCATCTCGTCTTACTTCCCAG TGCAGGCAGCAGTGATTCCCGCTCTTCTGGAGAGCACAGCCCACGGGTTTCTGGTAAGCAGAGGCGGCTACCGGCCTAGCGACCTCTGTGTTTCTGCCCCAACGGGCAGTGGGAAGACCCTGGCCTTCGTCATCCCCGTGGTGCAG GCCCTGCTGCGGCGAGCCGTGTgccaggttcgtgccctggttgTGCTGCCGACCAAGGAGCTGGCCCAGCAG GTGAGCAACGTGTTCAGTGTCTACGCAGACGCCACTCCTCTGCGGGTCGCCCTGCTCACCGGGCAGAAGTCGCTGGCCAAGGAGCAGGAGAGCCTCGTGCAGGACAC AGCACACGGCTTCCGCTGCCTGGCAGACATCGTGGTGGCCACGCCTGGCCGCCTGGTGGACCACGTCGAGCAGACCCCGGGATTCGGCCTCCAGCACCTCCGCTTCCTG gTCATCGACGAGGCCGACCGCGTGATAGACAGCATGCACCAGTCCTGGCTGCCGCGGGTGCTGGCCGCGGCCTTTCCCAGGGAGGGCACTAGGGGCCCCTTTGCTCTGCTCCAGAGAACGCAGCCGCGGGCTGTGACTGCAGCCAG CGTCTGCTGCCCCCAGATGCCACTGCAGAAGCTACTCTTCTCGGCCACGCTGACCCAGAACCCCGAAAAGCTGCAGCAGCTCGGCCTCTACCGGCCCCGGCTCTTTTCCACGGGGTCGGCGCACGGGGGCCCCCGAGACCGCGCCGCGGACGGGGACGGGGACGGGGACGGGGACTCGGGTGGGAAGTACGCCTTCCCTGCGGGGCTCACG CATCGCTACGTGCCCTGCAGCCTCCGCCTCAAGCCGTTGGTCGTCCTGCACCTGATCCTGGAGATGAATCTCTCAAGGGTTCTGTGTTTCACCAACTCCCGCGAGAATTCCCACAG GCTGTTCCTGCTGGTCCAGGCGTTCGGGGGCGTGCGCGTGGCCGAGTTCTCCTCCCGCTACGGGCCTGGCTCCAGGAAGCGGATCTTGAAGCGGTTTCAGCAGGGGAAGATCCAGCT CCTCATCAGCACCGACGCCACGGCCCGCGGCATCGACGTGCAGGGCGTGCAGCTGGTGGTGAACTACGACGCCCCCCAGTACCTGCGGACCTACGTGCACCG GGTTGGAAGAACCGCCCGCGCCGGAAAATCCGGACAGGCCTTCACGCTGCTCCTCAAG GAGAGGAGGTTTGTCCGGATGCTCAGGGAAGGCGGGGTGCCCGGGCTGGAGCGGCACGACGCCCCCAGTGAGCTCCTGCAGCCGCTGGCCCCGCGGTACCAGGAGGCCCTGTCCCAGCTGGAGAGCGCCGTCAGG gAGGAGCGGAAGCAGAAAGCAGCCTAG
- the DDX51 gene encoding ATP-dependent RNA helicase DDX51 isoform X2, whose product MALFHVARYSGPEAAGAEAEAEADGRARALLERLRCRARERQLQKQPPQQEPSETAQTAQAAGKRRRRPRRTRRRKSGGAPGSPHAPPSKRRKADNEDEDAGAESSEEAPAGNSVGAEAAGSPEGQGGPPPEEASGPPAHALVLGGFGRSKAPKVQPFLPAWLAEPSCVGKNVTEGLVSIEDIPEVHPDLQKRLRAQGISSYFPVQAAVIPALLESTAHGFLVSRGGYRPSDLCVSAPTGSGKTLAFVIPVVQALLRRAVCQVRALVVLPTKELAQQVSNVFSVYADATPLRVALLTGQKSLAKEQESLVQDTAHGFRCLADIVVATPGRLVDHVEQTPGFGLQHLRFLVIDEADRVIDSMHQSWLPRVLAAAFPREGTRGPFALLQRTQPRAVTAASVCCPQMPLQKLLFSATLTQNPEKLQQLGLYRPRLFSTGSAHGGPRDRAADGDGDGDGDSGGKYAFPAGLTHRYVPCSLRLKPLVVLHLILEMNLSRVLCFTNSRENSHRLFLLVQAFGGVRVAEFSSRYGPGSRKRILKRFQQGKIQLLISTDATARGIDVQGVQLVVNYDAPQYLRTYVHRVGRTARAGKSGQAFTLLLKVQERRFVRMLREGGVPGLERHDAPSELLQPLAPRYQEALSQLESAVREERKQKAA is encoded by the exons ATGGCGCTCTTCCACGTCGCGCGGTACTCGGGCCCCGAGGCGGCCGGGgcggaggccgaggccgaggcggACGGCCGGGCTCGCGCGCTGCTGGAGCGGCTGCGGTGCCGGGCCCGAGAGCGGCAGCTGCAGAAGCAGCCGCCGCAGCAAGAGCCCTCGGAGACCGCGCAGACCGCGCAGGCGGCGGGGAAGCGGCGACGGCGGCCGCGCAGAACGCGGAGGCGCAAGAGCGGCGGGGCGCCGGGAAGCCCGCACGCACCTCCCTCCAAGCGGCGGAAGGCGGACAACGAGGATGAGGACGCGGGCGCAG AGAGCAGCGAGGAGGCGCCGGCGGGGAACAGCGTGGGAGCCGAAGCCGCGGGGTCGCCGGAGGGCCAGGGCGGACCGCCCCCCGAAGAGGCCTCTGGTCCCCCAGCCCACGCCCTGGTGCTCGGGGGCTTCGGGAGGAGCAAGGCGCCGAAG GTCCAGCCTTTCCTGCCAGCGTGGCTGGCTGAGCCAAGCTGCGTTGGAAAGAATGTCACCGAAGGCCTGGTGTCTATCGAGGATATCCCGGAAGTCCACCCGGACCTGCAGAAGAGGCTGCGGGCTCAGGGCATCTCGTCTTACTTCCCAG TGCAGGCAGCAGTGATTCCCGCTCTTCTGGAGAGCACAGCCCACGGGTTTCTGGTAAGCAGAGGCGGCTACCGGCCTAGCGACCTCTGTGTTTCTGCCCCAACGGGCAGTGGGAAGACCCTGGCCTTCGTCATCCCCGTGGTGCAG GCCCTGCTGCGGCGAGCCGTGTgccaggttcgtgccctggttgTGCTGCCGACCAAGGAGCTGGCCCAGCAG GTGAGCAACGTGTTCAGTGTCTACGCAGACGCCACTCCTCTGCGGGTCGCCCTGCTCACCGGGCAGAAGTCGCTGGCCAAGGAGCAGGAGAGCCTCGTGCAGGACAC AGCACACGGCTTCCGCTGCCTGGCAGACATCGTGGTGGCCACGCCTGGCCGCCTGGTGGACCACGTCGAGCAGACCCCGGGATTCGGCCTCCAGCACCTCCGCTTCCTG gTCATCGACGAGGCCGACCGCGTGATAGACAGCATGCACCAGTCCTGGCTGCCGCGGGTGCTGGCCGCGGCCTTTCCCAGGGAGGGCACTAGGGGCCCCTTTGCTCTGCTCCAGAGAACGCAGCCGCGGGCTGTGACTGCAGCCAG CGTCTGCTGCCCCCAGATGCCACTGCAGAAGCTACTCTTCTCGGCCACGCTGACCCAGAACCCCGAAAAGCTGCAGCAGCTCGGCCTCTACCGGCCCCGGCTCTTTTCCACGGGGTCGGCGCACGGGGGCCCCCGAGACCGCGCCGCGGACGGGGACGGGGACGGGGACGGGGACTCGGGTGGGAAGTACGCCTTCCCTGCGGGGCTCACG CATCGCTACGTGCCCTGCAGCCTCCGCCTCAAGCCGTTGGTCGTCCTGCACCTGATCCTGGAGATGAATCTCTCAAGGGTTCTGTGTTTCACCAACTCCCGCGAGAATTCCCACAG GCTGTTCCTGCTGGTCCAGGCGTTCGGGGGCGTGCGCGTGGCCGAGTTCTCCTCCCGCTACGGGCCTGGCTCCAGGAAGCGGATCTTGAAGCGGTTTCAGCAGGGGAAGATCCAGCT CCTCATCAGCACCGACGCCACGGCCCGCGGCATCGACGTGCAGGGCGTGCAGCTGGTGGTGAACTACGACGCCCCCCAGTACCTGCGGACCTACGTGCACCG GGTTGGAAGAACCGCCCGCGCCGGAAAATCCGGACAGGCCTTCACGCTGCTCCTCAAGGTGCAG GAGAGGAGGTTTGTCCGGATGCTCAGGGAAGGCGGGGTGCCCGGGCTGGAGCGGCACGACGCCCCCAGTGAGCTCCTGCAGCCGCTGGCCCCGCGGTACCAGGAGGCCCTGTCCCAGCTGGAGAGCGCCGTCAGG gAGGAGCGGAAGCAGAAAGCAGCCTAG
- the NOC4L gene encoding nucleolar complex protein 4 homolog isoform X2 — protein sequence MEREAGPGGARRALGRLVEAVLANRGKANAVFDILAVLQSEDREEIQEAVRACSRLFGALLARGELFVGQLPSEEMVMAGSRGATRKYRVWMRHRYHSCCNRLGELLARSSFQVKELALSTLMKFVQLEGEHPLEKPKWEGNYLFPHQLFKSVVGGLLSADEDHSLLLCQFREYLEHDDIRYHTMQAAADAVARATDGRPEVPLAFWNNAFTLLSSVSLPRQESAPSSFYVKHAELSNKWKVVHLREHRKAFQQMWLGFLKHQLPLRICKKVLVITHDSILPHLAQPSLMIDFLARACDLGGAVSLLALNGLFILIHKHNLEYPDFYRKLYGLLDPSVFHVKYRARFFHLADLFLSSSHLPAYLVAAFTKRLARLALTAPPEALLTVLPFICNLLRRHPACRVLVHRPRGPELDADPYDPREEDPAQSRALESSLWELQALQRHYHPEVSKAAGAVNQALSEAEVSIASLLELTAFQGLLWWRSG from the exons ATGGAACGGGAAGCCGGCCCTGGGGGCGCGCGCCGGGCGCTGGGCCGCCTGGTGGAGGCGGTGCTGGCAAACCGAGGCAAGGCCAACGCCGTGTTCGACATCCTGGCCGTGCTGCAG TCTGAGGATCGGGAGGAGATCCAGGAAGCGGTGCGCGCATGCAGCCGACTTTTCGGGGCCCTGCTGGCCCGCGGAGAGCTGTTTGTGGGCCAGCTGCCCTCTGAGGAGATGGTCATGGCAG GGTCCCGGGGCGCCACTCGCAAGTACAGGGTGTGGATGCGGCACCGGTACCACAGCTGCTGCAACCGCCTGGGGGAGCTCTTGGCTCGCTCCTCCTTTCAGGTCAAG GAGCTGGCCCTCAGCACGCTCATGAAGTTCGTGCAGCTGGAGGGCGAGCACCCCCTGGAGAAGCCCAAGTGGGAAGGCAACTACCTGTTCCCCCACCAGCTCTTCAAG TCGGTGGTAGGAGGCCTGCTCTCTGCAGACGAGGACCACTCCCTGCTGCTCTGTCAGTTCCGGGAGTATCTGGAACACGACGACATCCGCTACCACACGATGCAGGCCGCCGCGGACGCCGTGGCCCGGGCCACTGATGGGCGCCCTGAG GTGCCCCTCGCTTTTTGGAACAACGCCTTCACGCTGCTGTCCTCCGTGAGCCTGCCCCGCCAGGAGAGCGCCCCCTCCAGCTTCTACGTGAAGCACGCGG AGCTCTCGAACAAGTGGAAGGTCGTGCATCTGAGG GAGCACAGGAAGGCCTTCCAGCAGATGTGGCTCGGCTTCCTCAAGCACcag CTGCCTCTCCGCATCTGCAAGAAGGTGCTGGTGATCACGCACGACTCCATCCTGCCTCACCTGGCGCAGCCCAGCCTCATGATTGACTTCCTCGCCCGCGCCTGTGACCTCG GTGGAGCCGTCAGCCTCCTGGCTTTGAACGGACTTTTCATCCTGATTCATAAGCACAACCT GGAGTACCCTGATTTCTACCGGAAGCTGTATGGCCTGCTCGACCCGTCTGTCTTCCACGTCAAGTACCGGGCCCGCTTCTTCCACCTGGCCGACCTCTTCCTGTCGTCCTC gcaTCTGCCGGCCTACCTGGTGGCTGCCTTCACCAAGCGCCTGGCCCGCCTGGCCCTGACGGCACCCCCCGAGGCTCTGCTCACGGTCCTGCCCTTCATCTGCAACCTGCTGCGCAGACACCCAGCCTGCCGCGTCCTCGTGCACCGCCCCAGGGGCCCTG AGCTGGACGCCGACCCCTATGACCCCCGAGAGGAGGACCCCGCCCAGAGCCGAGCCCTGGAGAGCTCCCTGTGGGAGCTGCAG GCCCTCCAGCGGCATTACCACCCCGAGGTGTCCAAGGCCGCCGGCGCCGTTAACCAGGCGCTGTCCGAGGCCGAGGTCAGCATTGCGTCGCTTCTGGAGCTCACCGCCTTCCAG ggacttctctggtggcgcagtggttaa
- the NOC4L gene encoding nucleolar complex protein 4 homolog isoform X1, translating to MEREAGPGGARRALGRLVEAVLANRGKANAVFDILAVLQSEDREEIQEAVRACSRLFGALLARGELFVGQLPSEEMVMAGSRGATRKYRVWMRHRYHSCCNRLGELLARSSFQVKELALSTLMKFVQLEGEHPLEKPKWEGNYLFPHQLFKSVVGGLLSADEDHSLLLCQFREYLEHDDIRYHTMQAAADAVARATDGRPEVPLAFWNNAFTLLSSVSLPRQESAPSSFYVKHAELSNKWKVVHLREHRKAFQQMWLGFLKHQLPLRICKKVLVITHDSILPHLAQPSLMIDFLARACDLGGAVSLLALNGLFILIHKHNLEYPDFYRKLYGLLDPSVFHVKYRARFFHLADLFLSSSHLPAYLVAAFTKRLARLALTAPPEALLTVLPFICNLLRRHPACRVLVHRPRGPELDADPYDPREEDPAQSRALESSLWELQALQRHYHPEVSKAAGAVNQALSEAEVSIASLLELTAFQIFERDLEKKGPEPVPLEFIPARGLLGRRDDLCAQHFTLS from the exons ATGGAACGGGAAGCCGGCCCTGGGGGCGCGCGCCGGGCGCTGGGCCGCCTGGTGGAGGCGGTGCTGGCAAACCGAGGCAAGGCCAACGCCGTGTTCGACATCCTGGCCGTGCTGCAG TCTGAGGATCGGGAGGAGATCCAGGAAGCGGTGCGCGCATGCAGCCGACTTTTCGGGGCCCTGCTGGCCCGCGGAGAGCTGTTTGTGGGCCAGCTGCCCTCTGAGGAGATGGTCATGGCAG GGTCCCGGGGCGCCACTCGCAAGTACAGGGTGTGGATGCGGCACCGGTACCACAGCTGCTGCAACCGCCTGGGGGAGCTCTTGGCTCGCTCCTCCTTTCAGGTCAAG GAGCTGGCCCTCAGCACGCTCATGAAGTTCGTGCAGCTGGAGGGCGAGCACCCCCTGGAGAAGCCCAAGTGGGAAGGCAACTACCTGTTCCCCCACCAGCTCTTCAAG TCGGTGGTAGGAGGCCTGCTCTCTGCAGACGAGGACCACTCCCTGCTGCTCTGTCAGTTCCGGGAGTATCTGGAACACGACGACATCCGCTACCACACGATGCAGGCCGCCGCGGACGCCGTGGCCCGGGCCACTGATGGGCGCCCTGAG GTGCCCCTCGCTTTTTGGAACAACGCCTTCACGCTGCTGTCCTCCGTGAGCCTGCCCCGCCAGGAGAGCGCCCCCTCCAGCTTCTACGTGAAGCACGCGG AGCTCTCGAACAAGTGGAAGGTCGTGCATCTGAGG GAGCACAGGAAGGCCTTCCAGCAGATGTGGCTCGGCTTCCTCAAGCACcag CTGCCTCTCCGCATCTGCAAGAAGGTGCTGGTGATCACGCACGACTCCATCCTGCCTCACCTGGCGCAGCCCAGCCTCATGATTGACTTCCTCGCCCGCGCCTGTGACCTCG GTGGAGCCGTCAGCCTCCTGGCTTTGAACGGACTTTTCATCCTGATTCATAAGCACAACCT GGAGTACCCTGATTTCTACCGGAAGCTGTATGGCCTGCTCGACCCGTCTGTCTTCCACGTCAAGTACCGGGCCCGCTTCTTCCACCTGGCCGACCTCTTCCTGTCGTCCTC gcaTCTGCCGGCCTACCTGGTGGCTGCCTTCACCAAGCGCCTGGCCCGCCTGGCCCTGACGGCACCCCCCGAGGCTCTGCTCACGGTCCTGCCCTTCATCTGCAACCTGCTGCGCAGACACCCAGCCTGCCGCGTCCTCGTGCACCGCCCCAGGGGCCCTG AGCTGGACGCCGACCCCTATGACCCCCGAGAGGAGGACCCCGCCCAGAGCCGAGCCCTGGAGAGCTCCCTGTGGGAGCTGCAG GCCCTCCAGCGGCATTACCACCCCGAGGTGTCCAAGGCCGCCGGCGCCGTTAACCAGGCGCTGTCCGAGGCCGAGGTCAGCATTGCGTCGCTTCTGGAGCTCACCGCCTTCCAG ATCTTCGAGCGGGACCTGGAGAAGAAGGGGCCCGAGCCGGTGCCGCTGGAGTTCATCCCGGCCCGGGGCCTGCTGGGCCGGCGGGACGATCTCTGTGCCCAGCACTTCACACTGAGCTGA